From a region of the Sminthopsis crassicaudata isolate SCR6 chromosome 6, ASM4859323v1, whole genome shotgun sequence genome:
- the LOC141546114 gene encoding olfactory receptor 4C12-like, with protein MENRNNVTEFILLGLVDSPDFQKILFVVLLFTYIVTVVGNVFILITIISSQTLYSPMYFFLAFLSLIDACYSTSIVPKMLADLLRETKTISFNGCLTQVFVEHFFGASEIVLLIVMAFDRYVAICKPLHYTTIMNHQLCCNLVGLAWTVGFLHSMGQILTTFWLPFCGPNVIDHFMCDIIPLIQLACTDTAFIGLLIATNGGLIPLISFIVLMTSYVVILHSLKSYSSAGRSKALSTCISHITVVFFFFVPCIFMYLRPVATFPVDKAVTIFYTLITPMLNPFIYTVRNSEVKNAIKKLWNGKMALGHK; from the coding sequence atggaaaataggaataatgtTACTGAATTCATTTTACTAGGTCTTGTGGACAGCCCTGACTTTCAGAAAATCCTCTTTGTTGTACTGTTATTTACTTATATTGTCACTGTGGTTGGTAATGTATTCATTTTGATCACTATAATTTCCAGCCAGACTTTGTACTCCCCAATGTACTTCTTCCTAGCCTTTTTGTCTTTAATAGATGCATGCTATTCAACTTCAATTGTCCCCAAGATGCTTGCTGATTTGCTCCGTGAGACAAAAACAATTTCCTTCAATGGATGCTTGACCCAGGTATTTGTGGAACATTTCTTTGGTGCCTCTGAGATTGTCCTCCTCATAGTAATGGCCTTTGATAGGTATGTGGCCATCTGCAAGCCACTGCACTACACAACAATAATGAACCACCAGCTTTGCTGTAATCTTGTGGGTTTGGCTTGGACAGTGGGTTTCCTGCATTCAATGGGACAGATTCTTACCACATTCTGGCTCCCCTTCTGTGGGCCTAATGTCATAGACCACTTTATGTGTGACATCATCCCTTTGATCCAACTTGCCTGCACAGATACTGCTTTCATTGGTCTATTGATTGCTACTAATGGAGGATTAATTCCTTTGATTAGTTTTATTGTCTTAATGACATCCTATGTTGTCATACTACATTCTCTGAAAAGTTATAGTTCTGCAGGTAGAAGCAAGGCCCTTTCCACTTGTATCTCTCACATCACTgtggtcttctttttttttgtcccctGTATTTTCATGTATCTGCGACCTGTAGCCACCTTTCCAGTAGATAAAGCTGTAACTATATTTTATACTCTTATCACCCCCATGTTAAACCCCTTCATCTACACTGTGAGGAATTCAGAGGTAAAAAATGCCATAAAGAAGTTATGGAATGGAAAAATGGCTTTAGGTCATAAATGA